The following coding sequences are from one Streptomyces sp. NBC_01485 window:
- a CDS encoding UTRA domain-containing protein, translating into MGASGWVSTSLPYLTPPGTGQGDRWAAEAAAGGRRGTQRIVHAGEVPAPADVAELLGVPQGDPVVVRRRLILLDDEPSELADTYYPTAIAGGTRLAGTAKIPGGALTLLAELGHVGVLVREDVTAGMPDEQERHALRTAPEEPVLRLLRLTLDRDDRPIQVDRMVMPALRQRLRYQIRIG; encoded by the coding sequence GTGGGTGCGAGCGGTTGGGTCAGCACGTCGTTGCCGTATCTGACGCCCCCGGGGACGGGCCAGGGCGACCGTTGGGCGGCCGAGGCCGCGGCCGGCGGCCGGCGCGGCACCCAGCGCATCGTGCACGCCGGCGAGGTCCCCGCCCCCGCCGACGTGGCGGAGCTGCTCGGCGTCCCGCAGGGCGACCCGGTCGTCGTACGCCGGCGCCTGATCCTCCTCGACGACGAGCCCAGCGAACTCGCCGACACCTACTACCCGACCGCCATAGCGGGCGGCACCCGTCTCGCCGGCACCGCGAAGATCCCCGGCGGCGCGCTCACCCTGCTCGCCGAACTCGGCCACGTCGGCGTCCTCGTCCGGGAGGACGTGACGGCCGGGATGCCCGACGAACAGGAGCGCCACGCACTGCGCACCGCCCCCGAGGAGCCGGTCCTGCGGCTCCTGCGGCTCACGCTGGACCGTGACGACCGGCCGATCCAGGTCGACCGTATGGTGATGCCGGCCCTACGGCAGCGGCTGCGCTACCAGATCAGGATCGGATGA
- a CDS encoding zinc-dependent alcohol dehydrogenase, giving the protein MSGAAVVVDSPGRHRLVPYEPRPPEAGEALVRVHATGICGSDREVYQGNRPEGYVRYPLTPGHEWSGTVDTVGAGVPSSLVGRKVVGEGSRNCQVCDRCHAGETTLCTDGYEETGFTQPGAMASTLTLPSRLLHVLPEDADLTAAALLEPAACIAAAAIKARALPGERVAVVGTGTLGMLAVQFLKAGSPAELLVVGTRNDRETLSRQFGATDFRTWDQELPDDFDVVVETAGSASAARMATSLLRRGGRLVLTGIPAPGAEGLDPTDLVVRQLEVLTVFGAPPQAWSHTVRVFGAGLLDLLSLVTHELPLADFSEAIELVGSGDPKVGKVLLRP; this is encoded by the coding sequence GTGAGCGGTGCCGCCGTCGTCGTCGACTCGCCGGGCAGGCACCGGCTCGTCCCGTACGAGCCCCGGCCGCCGGAGGCCGGTGAGGCGCTGGTGCGCGTCCACGCCACCGGCATCTGCGGCAGCGACCGCGAGGTGTACCAGGGCAACCGGCCCGAGGGGTACGTCCGCTACCCGCTGACCCCGGGCCACGAGTGGTCCGGGACGGTCGACACGGTCGGCGCCGGGGTCCCCTCGTCGCTGGTCGGGCGCAAGGTCGTCGGTGAGGGCTCCCGCAACTGTCAGGTCTGCGACCGCTGCCACGCGGGCGAGACCACGCTGTGCACGGACGGCTACGAGGAGACGGGCTTCACCCAGCCCGGGGCGATGGCCTCGACCCTCACCCTGCCGTCCCGCCTGCTGCACGTGCTCCCCGAGGACGCCGACCTCACCGCCGCCGCCCTCCTGGAGCCCGCCGCCTGCATCGCGGCCGCCGCGATCAAGGCCCGTGCGCTGCCCGGCGAGCGGGTGGCCGTGGTCGGCACCGGCACCCTGGGCATGCTCGCCGTCCAGTTCCTGAAGGCGGGTTCGCCGGCCGAGCTGCTCGTCGTGGGCACCCGAAACGACCGGGAGACGCTGTCCCGGCAATTCGGGGCCACCGACTTCCGCACCTGGGACCAGGAGCTGCCGGACGACTTCGACGTCGTCGTCGAGACCGCGGGTTCGGCCTCCGCCGCCCGGATGGCCACCTCGCTGCTCAGGCGCGGCGGACGGCTGGTCCTGACCGGGATCCCGGCGCCGGGCGCCGAGGGGCTCGACCCGACGGACCTGGTGGTGCGCCAGCTGGAGGTGCTCACCGTCTTCGGGGCGCCGCCGCAGGCCTGGTCGCACACCGTGCGGGTGTTCGGTGCCGGGCTGCTGGATCTGCTGTCGCTGGTCACCCACGAGCTGCCGCTCGCCGACTTCTCCGAGGCCATCGAGCTGGTGGGATCCGGCGATCCGAAGGTGGGCAAGGTGCTGCTCCGGCCTTAG
- a CDS encoding SCO2400 family protein — protein sequence MDYCDPCRRHLNGALTCPGCGAPAHQLRAYTAEATAYPPSAPAPYGTQDAALAADWGGASSTAGEGAFEPDRSGGIETGRAAEGEAGPVAEGEVDRGGEGEPQGRAARRRGQGRGRGRGRGQAAPLTGDAEDSVDDAEEGPGAVDASRRDRKAAVHRRRRRRAVLITTGFVLAAAGLSLAELGMDAPGFSSPNPAAAGGESSEVDEGTPSPDRTAQPLDDETATGKSTSSASPEPSTSPSASASSTPSGDAEATPAKDPLSATRPGSSGSTSDVTPPTDQTTAPSADPTTSPTPEPSPSETCNRFLWWCT from the coding sequence ATGGACTACTGCGACCCGTGCCGACGGCACCTCAACGGCGCCCTCACCTGCCCGGGGTGCGGCGCCCCAGCCCATCAGCTACGCGCGTACACCGCGGAAGCGACGGCATACCCGCCGTCGGCTCCGGCGCCCTACGGCACCCAGGACGCCGCCTTGGCGGCGGACTGGGGCGGCGCGAGCAGCACCGCCGGGGAGGGCGCGTTCGAGCCCGACCGGAGCGGCGGGATCGAGACAGGACGGGCGGCTGAGGGCGAGGCCGGTCCGGTGGCTGAGGGCGAGGTCGACCGCGGCGGTGAGGGTGAGCCGCAGGGGCGGGCCGCTCGTCGCCGTGGGCAGGGGCGTGGCCGGGGGCGCGGGCGCGGACAGGCCGCGCCGCTGACGGGCGACGCCGAGGACTCTGTGGACGACGCCGAGGAGGGACCGGGCGCCGTCGACGCGAGTCGTCGCGATCGCAAGGCCGCCGTGCACCGCAGGCGCCGCCGTCGCGCCGTGCTGATAACCACCGGCTTCGTCCTGGCGGCCGCCGGCCTGAGCCTGGCCGAACTCGGCATGGACGCGCCGGGCTTCAGCTCCCCGAACCCGGCGGCGGCCGGCGGCGAGTCCTCGGAGGTCGACGAGGGAACCCCGTCCCCGGACCGGACGGCCCAGCCCCTGGACGACGAGACGGCCACCGGCAAGAGCACCTCCTCCGCCTCCCCGGAACCCTCCACGTCCCCCTCGGCCTCGGCGTCCTCGACGCCCTCCGGGGACGCCGAGGCGACCCCCGCCAAGGACCCCCTGTCCGCAACCCGCCCGGGCTCCTCCGGCTCCACGTCCGACGTGACGCCCCCGACGGACCAGACCACCGCCCCGAGCGCCGACCCGACCACCTCCCCCACCCCCGAACCATCACCGTCGGAAACCTGCAACCGCTTCCTGTGGTGGTGCACGTAG
- a CDS encoding mandelate racemase/muconate lactonizing enzyme family protein yields MRITGISTHVVGTPWRNLTYVLVHTDEGITGVGETRMLGHTDALIGYLKEAEANHILGSDPFAVEDLVRRMKYGDYGRAGEIVMSGIAVVEMACWDIKGKALGVPVWQLLGGKVTDKVKAYANGWYTTERTPEAYHKAAQGVMERGYKALKIDPFGTGHFELDHAQTLYAVSLIEAVRDAIGPDSELMLEMHGRFSPATAIRLAHELAPFKPAWLEEPCPPENLKALEKVAAKVDIPVATGERIHDRIEFRELFESQAVDIIQPDVGHIGGIWETRKLAATAEAHYVLVAPHNVGGPVLTAASLQVGFTSPNFKILEHFNDFADAEIKKVVKGAPEVIDGYFHLSDAPGLGVELDVDAAAEFPQQQARFDLWADGWEQRKPKGGDK; encoded by the coding sequence GTGCGCATCACCGGAATCAGCACACACGTGGTCGGGACGCCCTGGCGCAACCTGACCTACGTACTCGTGCACACCGACGAGGGCATCACGGGTGTCGGCGAGACCCGCATGCTGGGCCACACCGACGCGCTGATCGGCTACCTGAAGGAGGCCGAGGCCAACCACATTCTCGGCTCCGACCCGTTCGCTGTCGAGGACCTGGTGCGCCGGATGAAGTACGGCGACTACGGCCGCGCCGGCGAGATCGTGATGTCCGGTATCGCCGTCGTCGAGATGGCCTGCTGGGACATCAAGGGCAAGGCCCTCGGCGTGCCGGTCTGGCAGTTGCTCGGCGGCAAGGTCACCGACAAGGTCAAGGCGTACGCCAACGGCTGGTACACCACCGAGCGGACGCCCGAGGCGTACCACAAGGCGGCGCAGGGGGTCATGGAGCGCGGATACAAGGCGCTGAAGATCGACCCCTTCGGCACCGGCCACTTCGAGCTGGACCACGCGCAGACCCTGTACGCCGTCTCCCTCATCGAGGCCGTGCGCGACGCCATCGGGCCGGACTCCGAGCTGATGCTGGAGATGCACGGCCGCTTCTCCCCCGCCACCGCGATCCGCCTCGCCCACGAGCTCGCGCCCTTCAAGCCCGCCTGGCTGGAGGAGCCCTGCCCGCCGGAGAACCTGAAGGCGCTGGAGAAGGTCGCCGCCAAGGTCGACATCCCCGTCGCCACCGGTGAGCGCATCCACGACCGCATCGAGTTCCGTGAGCTCTTCGAGAGCCAGGCCGTCGACATCATCCAGCCGGACGTCGGCCACATCGGTGGAATCTGGGAGACGAGGAAGCTCGCCGCGACCGCCGAGGCGCACTACGTGCTCGTCGCCCCGCACAACGTCGGCGGCCCGGTCCTGACCGCCGCCTCGCTCCAGGTCGGGTTCACCTCCCCGAACTTCAAGATCCTCGAGCACTTCAACGACTTCGCGGACGCGGAGATCAAGAAGGTCGTCAAGGGCGCGCCCGAGGTGATCGACGGCTACTTCCACCTCTCCGACGCGCCCGGCCTCGGCGTCGAGCTGGACGTGGACGCCGCCGCCGAGTTCCCGCAGCAGCAGGCCCGCTTCGACCTGTGGGCCGACGGCTGGGAGCAGCGCAAGCCGAAGGGCGGCGACAAGTGA
- a CDS encoding ATP-binding protein, translating into MPLTRQRRFPRSRASVRAARTFVHEALADWGCVDRLDDITLCVSELATNALLHGVPPGRQYCVTLTLDGPLIRLAVRDTGDHPAPASPPTPDACSGRGLHLARNVADDFGITPHVVGKTVWTLFKTDACAARADRAGSALRN; encoded by the coding sequence GTGCCCTTGACACGGCAACGTCGTTTCCCCCGCTCGCGCGCCTCCGTACGGGCCGCCCGCACCTTCGTCCACGAGGCCCTCGCCGACTGGGGGTGCGTCGACCGGCTGGACGACATCACGCTGTGCGTGTCGGAACTCGCCACGAACGCCCTGCTGCACGGTGTCCCTCCGGGCAGGCAGTACTGCGTGACCCTCACCCTCGACGGCCCCCTGATCCGCCTGGCCGTACGCGACACCGGCGACCACCCCGCCCCCGCGTCCCCGCCCACCCCGGACGCCTGCTCGGGCCGGGGCCTCCACCTGGCCCGCAACGTGGCCGACGACTTCGGCATCACGCCCCACGTCGTGGGCAAAACCGTCTGGACCCTCTTCAAGACGGACGCCTGCGCGGCACGGGCCGACCGGGCTGGATCGGCCCTGCGGAACTGA